The sequence ATGCGAACAGCAAGATCAATCTCCCAGGCAACTTATGTAATCTTGTCGATTACCAGACGCAATACATCAACCTCGGGAAGATTCTGCGGTGACACAAACCGTGAAACCTTGATCTAGGAAAAGATTTGGAGATAGAAATCCTGAGAAAATACCAAGCATATCAGTCGGATCTGAGCCCTCTCCAACGGAAGGAGATCACGCAATGGAGGAGCATCGCGCGGAGGGCCACCTTTCCTCGTGGCCACTACCTTTAGTAATTTGACCCGCAAGTCAACGACGTCATCAAGGAGATCTGGATGAGGGGCATATTAAGACACCGCATGACCAACAACGAGTGCCATGAGGACGACTGGGACGTTACCTATGGGGCTCTCCAGTGTGGTTTCGTCACTCCCGGTGTACTAATAGGCCGGATGTGCTCTCCTCCGCAAGGGGCACAGCCGACGCTTAATGAAGTCACAGACGACGTCTGATCCCGACAGCTTGGCGTTCACAAGCTATTTGACCCGAGCGGCGAGGGTCAGCAGTTCCAGAGTCAACGTAGGGGAGTTCCCCCGGTTCTCATTGAAGTGCACTGGCATTGTTGGAGTACCGATGCCTAGCTTGGTGTTGACGAAGTCGTGGTTGCTGGAGGAACTGGTAGCTCCCATTGTCATAACACTGTAGATTGTTGCGACTAGACCTTAGAACACCATGCCATGGAGAGGGGCGTCATTGGCCTTGCCTTCAGCAACGTCACAGCCTGCTTCTGCTAGTGGTGCCATGCAGTGTGGATCATCAATGATGAAGTTGCGACCAACCACGATGAAGAATAGGTGTTTGCAATCATGATTGTTGGTGAACTTCTTGTCACATTGAGGGCAAAGGTTGAGACACCACCTCTCCATAATCTCCTTTCTAGTGAGGCGCTTGATCACCAACAGTCATGTGGGGTCAGTATTTGGAGATGCCCTAGGGCCTCCTGCCCTAGGTGTGATCTCAAAGTCGGCCGCAGGTGGCAAATGAGAGTCCATACCTGCTGAAGTGCCATAAGGGACGCTGTGACTGCAGACATCACAAAATCCTGTGTAACAACCGTGTGCTCCTTCTAAAAACTAGGGGCTGACATAATAATAGGTTCTTCGGTTGTGCACAATCTGACCATTTAGGGAGACATGGGCAGCACCGCCTGGCGTCGAGATAAGGTGGAAGACTGGCATAGAGGGAATGTTGATGTTTGACATGTAGGCGATATTGCAGAAGTGTTCATCTGTTGGTGATCGTCAAGAAGTGTTGGTCATGACCTCCAATGAAGCTGTTGATGATGGGATGATGGCATCTGGCAGGATGACAGTTGTCAGCGGTGAAGCAGTCTGCTGCACATCTTCCTTTTTGGTACAGGCATCTGAGGCTGGCGGTCAGCACGGTAAGGGCAAAGAAAGCTTAGGCGCCTTCTTTGGATTCCGAGGATTCCAAGGAATGTTGAGGACAGTGAACAACTCATCGACATATTGTCAGTATTCACGACAAAATTCCTCAAATTGCCTGCAAAAATCCCGTGATGAAGGCATGGGATCAGCGACGAGTGGAGCATGAAGATCGGAGGAAATCGGAGCGCCATAGGTATTGTTCACGGACGGAACAATGATGTGGGAACTGGTCACGTGATGAACAGTACCACATGTAATGTTTACGCGATGAACAGTGCAACGGGTACTGTTTGCATGAGGCCTATGCCCGTGATTGTTGTTGTCGAGGTCGATGCAGTCCTTCACGATCGCATCTGTGTATGTGGATCTTGAGTTGACTGCAGGATCGATCCATTCGACGAAATTCATGACGTCAGAGTggtctctgataccagatgtaaTGATTGTTGTTtattggagggaggagaggagggggatggCAACCATGGAGTTCACCGGCAGCTATTGTGGGCAGCGGCATGAGTGAGAGAAAGCGAGGGTCGGTCAGGCATGAGGCGTCTGGATGGCAAGAAGAAGAGTTTTTCTTATAATCCTTGCGTATCtttttattgatgatttgcCTCTATTTATATAAAGAGGCTAACTTGACCCCTAATTAATCTATTACTATTTTGAAAGTTTTGAAAAATCCTAATTTACTTAATGGCCCAAAAAGAGCATAGAGCTGACCGTTGTTACAGTACCCACGGTACTACCTGTGAGTGGACTTTTGGACCAGTCGATCTTATTAAGGTATGGGCGGGATCTTGACCCATTACattttatgttttatttttcttgtactAGATGCTTTAGTTGAATAATTCCATAACCATGTATCTGCATTTAACTCTTTCTCTCTAACTTGCTGACCTGAAATTGATTTGAATTCTTGAATTGTTTATCGACTAGATATGGAATTTATAGGCTTGCTGTTTGCCTTTCTTATCAAGATAACTCTAATGAGCTAGCTAACTCGTTGAGATCATTAAATTATCATGCTTTCCGGTGGATGTCACTGTTTTCTGTTATCACTATCTTTTCCCCTGCTTCTTTTGTCACACAAGACCATATGCTAGACCAATAGCTCACTACATCCAATCTTCACTTGGTCAAAGGCTGATccgaaagaaaagaaagcctAGGCGAAGTTGAACAGTGATCTAGGAGCACAGTGCTGCAGCTAACTGATAATCTGATATTGATCAAGTGATTCATTTACTCTAGCCGTATGGCTAACGCTCTGCACTTCTATCAAGTGTCTACTTTACCACAGAATACCAAGGCCCTTATCACATGCTTTGCATTTTCAACACTTTACATATTAAACTTGTAAAATAGCATGGCACTACTTTTGTCCTTGCCGTACTGTTTGGTATCATGAAAATTGAATACTTATCTTCTCTATTTGCCAGATGATGGAAATCTCTACTTTTGATGTAGATGTGGCACCTAAAAAAGCTTAATGAGTGGTGGCCTTGCACCCACTCAAATTAGGACCGGCCAGGATTGATAGCATTCTGTGCTGCCCTGCGAGACCTTAATGTTTCTGGTATGTTTGGTCCTGAACCAAGTAGACTGTATTATTACTGTATAAGCTTTCTTTGGTTTCAGGTCGTCCTATAACGCTATGATGCGATACAGAGTCAGTTACCTTTCtggataaaaatataaaaagttATGTTGTTGATCATGATATGTTTTTCTCTTTTGCGTGGATGGATAAATATATCAAAAGTTATTTGgttgatcatgatttttttttttctcttttgcatGGATAGCTTTATTGCGACTCCTTTATTTTCTTGTGTATGATTGATCTGCCCTCTTGTTGTCATGCTCAGTGATTTGTCGTTTAGGAGTCTACATCTATTTATAAATTCATGTCTACATACATCTCACATGCTGAAACAGTAAATGAAATCTATTGCACAGGAAGGGAGATGAGGGAGGTAGTTGCATGGCTGCAACCTGCCAAAGAATTGGGCGAAGCCAAATACCCTGCCTTTAGATTTCTAAGCTGGCATGCAATGCCGATGACATCCTTTCTATCAAAGGGACCTACTCTTTTGGGATTCTTAGGATTCAAGTATCCTTCACTGGTCACTTTAATTGtatgaaaaggagaaaaatataCAGATAGAGGGTTAAAGGCCACTGAATGAGGTAGGGCAGAAAGGGACTCCAAGCTAAGGTTGCCTTAAATCTTAATGGCCCAAGAATTATTCAGCTCTGGTATTGTGAGGTGGAATTTGCTGGACCATCAATTCAGCCAGCCCAATTCGGTCTTCTACTGCTCCACAGGGATGAGTGAATGATCATGTGTGCTTTACCACCAGGGATTAAATTTTcgctaaaatttcagcaaaaagTTTGTGAATTTCGGGAATTTCGGAGgagaatgaaatatctaattttagagttttttttctttgacgTATGGCACCCACAAAGCAGATGATGATAAATGAccgaaattttgcaaattttgatcTTATCAcccataaacaaaaaaaaatgtaaaacgaaattgaaatccctgttAACATCACTTTAGACAGAGGGGGAGGACTGGAGAGGAAATATGGCTATAAATATGGTGTGTGATGcagggccggggggggggggcgtctTGTGCTGAAAGCAAGCTCTGGCTGGCTGGAAAGAGTGAGGAAGCTCATGATGAAGAGGCTGTTGATCCTGCGAAGGTGCGAGCCAATCGTGCGGTTCAGCTGCTTCAGCGTGCGCTACGAGGAGTGCCGTCGGAACCATGCTGCGAGCACCGGAGGCTACGCCATTGATGGATGCCTGGAGTTCATTGCTGAAGGGGATGATGGCACCGGTGGTGCGCTCAAGTGTGCGGCCTGCGGGTGCCACCGCAGCTTCCACCGCCGGGTGCAGGTCTACGAGGTTGCATGGGATTACGCATCCAACACGTCGACGACCGAGTAGAGAGGTGCTCCAAGCTTGAACTCCTGCTCCTCCTGCAATGGCAAATGCCCAGCAATTCGTCCCTTCTCCTGGTGCATGTGTAGGACCCTTGTGGTTGTTAGTAGCGTCTATTCCCTGAATTGACCCCTCCAAATTCTTATCTCCTGTGTCTTTGTCTGCCCTCTACTCTTATATTGTAATTTCGTGCGAGCTCGAAGTATCTATTTGTTTGTTCACTCTGAATCTCTCAGTTTGTGAATTAAAACCAGATAAGTGATTAATTTCGACTTATCTGGCTTTTTTTCATAAAACAATAGCATTTATTCTTTCTCCCCTTGTGGCGATCACAGTGAAAATAGTATTTTGCTGCCCACCGTTTGTGAATGAATGTAGCTTGTCACTCTGTTCCCTTTGCCAGCTTTGTGTGTCCGAAGTTGAAAGCCATTTCTGTTCTGCTGAGAAATTCCACTGCACGAGTAAAACCAACAGCACATGCAGCTAATCTTCAGCACATGCTCTTTTGCTTCGTTTTGTTTGTGTGAGATCATGCATACTGAAAAAAATAGCAATATTAGCTTTATTATGAGGTTGACAAAAGTGCAAGGTGATTCAACATTATGATATTGTTGATGTGCATGTGTTGAGAAAATATTGCTTGATATGCTCGTGGTAGCATCACTATCGCAGAAACAATGAAAGCAGACGGAGTGTTACAAACGGCACAAACATACGTGTTTGTAACATGATCGGCCGTCTCAGTGTGCTAGAAGTCACATATGATTTTCGATAGAAACCGTATGTGATAAGATACAGACGaacattaataaaaaatatctataatgtgtcataagacacggacagacattaagaaaaatcatCTATGATGTGTCATAAAACACAAACGGATAAGAAAAACTATCTGTGATGTGAAGACACAGTTGAACATTAAGAAAAACCGATTGTGATATGAAGACACAAACAGACATTAATAAAAACCGTATGTCATATGTCATAAGACATAGACAGACATTAACAAACCATCTGTGGTGTGTCATAAGATACATACGAACATTAAAAACCATCTTTGATGTGTTATAAGATACATACAAATATTAAGAAAACTTGTCTATGTCTGTAGggtaaatattttataaatttcaaaATGGTGTCAAATGAAGaacaaatttatatgaaaattgcaGCACTCGATGAGATCTGTAACTTTACAGTttataaccttttcatttgaagttatttataTGCTCAAATAATTGTCCAAAGTTTTAGACAACAAGTGTCAGATAAAATATCTTATTACTACGAGCAATGATGTATAGGTGAGATAGTAAGGAAGCTACACACAAGGCCGGAGGTCGTATGCTCGACGCCCACAAACCACACACATGTAttttatgcaaaaaaatcatgtgAGTTGTATGATGATATGGCATGGGTCACGTGACTAGTGACGACGTGATCTAGGTGCgaaaagattttttatttatcctaCGTTCAAAATcctaattttctaaaaatagtaTCACATATGGGTATTAAGAAAACCTATGATGCGTCATAAGACACAAATGGACATTAACAAAAGTCGTCTATGTTGTGTAAGACATAGAAGGATATTAACAAAAAACCGTCggtgatgtgtcataagacacagATGGGTGTTAAAAAAACTTTTGTGTGTAGCTATATTACAGATGGAGAGTTACCTGTTTGTGACAAGCCCGATATCATAGGCCTTTTACAGAGATAAAAATCAAACTTGTTTGTGATAGAATTTAATAATCGCCTGTGATAACCCATTATGAGGTACCACATAATGATGTTTGTGGTTTTATTATGTGCAATACACTCATGTGAGTCAAATTTGTGAGAACTTGTGCTCATAATTTGTGAGAACTTGTGCTCATAATTGATTATTGGTTTTGTTCGTGTGCAGGTATTGTCCTAAGAGCATATATGGTCGATGACAGAATTGGGACTAGGTTTAGGAAGGAATTGAGATCAAAGACGGTAAGGAGATCACGTGGGATGATCAGACTAGGAAGCAGTGCATGTGAAGGTGACCACACCATGAGATGTATATGGGGGATGTACGAGCTATATGATATAGAGATGGATTACACCAAGAAACATACATAAGAGTTGTGCAGTCTGTAGTGTGGAGAATTACATCACAAAGCATGTGGTATGAAGAATTGTTCTGTGAGGCATGCATGTATAAAAAAAAAGGTGCATTGTGCATGGCACTGTGCTGTAGAGCCTAGTACTGTGAGTATGGTTGTATGGTACTGTGTGCATTGTGGTTCTGGCGTCGTGGCCCAACACAGTTCTGTAGGCCTGGAGTGGAGCATGGAGCACAGGAGcatggagttttttatttttatattttttcgattaaaaatttaaataaatagattcctcatcgcaataattgcacaaataagcgttgcagccctctgagagggcggttagaccTCCTTACCGCCCCTGAGAGGGTGGGTGGCCTAAccaccccctcagagggcggcaaggctgctaaccgccctcccaCTGGGCGGGGGACGGCGGTTAGCAGCCTTGCCGCCCTCCCAAGGGGCGGTTATGtcattttattttgtaaaaGTTACAAAATTTGTTTGTAAattctcaaaatttgaaataagtattttgcaaaatttggaattaaaatggttGAAGAGTACTGAAAACGGTATATTGGGGAAGCGAGAATTTGAAGTAGATTACGTATTATTCggaggataaaaaatcaatatttgtgagcaaattgtatatgtgaagcactcgcagcatattacgcgggtatgaggttgcgaacggcgacaaacataagattaaatatatggtgaaaaatattacatgagactgtaaccacgacgacacgacgagaaaaaaaagtggcatgtacggttcgcacaaagacctacttattagtgcgccgctcataatcataacatgctttagggagtggaaacatgtcgggttacattagatactctctactgagtgcacctaggatattttctCTTTCGCAGGTCATCGGGACCTGTCGCCTTAGCGTGACGGGTTCTCTCCCttttccttgccctctcagcctatCAAGCCTGAGCCGCGGTATGGTTGTGCGTTTCCTTCCtaatgcgctcttcttcctgccgcttcaggagtagttcctcttgctgttgctcgtactcccgacgtacgtaagcttcccttctccacctcatggtcATGTCGATCCACTGCTtttgttcctcattttgctcaatgttaagccattgaataaaatcgcagatcggtggaggggactgaacaaatagaataaGATGAGAGGTTAGTAAAATAGGATGTGAAATCgtcaaagatgtggctgatatttgttgctataccggtggatacgcatatgttccatgttgaggcttgtcatattgtTAATtgacacacatgaagaagcgcaactcataggtgtatgagatgtcctgcgactagCGAAGCCTGCAACGGttaccacagaagcacatcggtggttcgatcccttgagggatgaaaatcccccaatgtttctttggtgggcttggtggagctgaggaagacattgcacttgagagatctgagaaatgaaTGGTGCATCAATGTATGGAGGTTGGGCtatttatggtgggggaaggcagaagcattggattccctcttgaagaaaggagtggatGAAAGGGCTTAgagggtggcaggagcattggattccatcttgaagaatgagaaagttgtggcattgatactggacagagattccatgtgtattggtacatgtgttgtcattaattttTTGGTAAAAGCTGTCTCGTGTTGTCAcctcttgtctaaagcctgtgCAAGGAGACAtttgttgtcatttcatggttaaagttgagcgGTCATATCATTTCTGCAGATTATGCCAGGAAAGAGGTGAtgtcatttaatggttaaagttcagtagtgtggtcacttcgtgagcAAAGTTAGAATCCCGACAGAGTTATCGAGTGGCAACTTcatgtataagtagctttgtaagatatacttttctaggtctgtcgtgaacggttcatacatggtcgaggacgatagaaagtagcgtgtggtcatgttggattaagaaatgcaactagcgtgcgatcacattggaataagaaatgcagttacgacatggtaagtggaccataaagattacacgtGTCCAAATACGTAAGAATACatcgcgaatcgaatatgcatatgtaagttacaaaaacaaatgtagaatcctactgctgtctcccccACTGCCGTCGGCCGTTCCCCCCATCATGGTCCCGCTGCCGCTGTCgctggttgaccctcacgtggcagctggagtaggtgagggggtcgggtggaccgacctgcctggtaggcctagtagggagcactgGTGTTgaggcctcgtcctgcgtgggttgtgcccgaagtggagcactgggtacctgggaccgtTGGAGGACGTCatagtctggtgtgcccccgaagaagtcccaaACGAGGTCATACGCGGGGTCCGGCCCAGCCTCATCCTTCTGACTAGGGTACGAAGACTACGAAGGATCTGCTggtgtccatgtgtactggctggaggggcccaCGAACAAATAAATGTATTACATATGGAAgatgtggaaatgaaagtagttgtacaaaatgcactattgtacctatgtggtatgccggtgcagcagaagatggccagGCGGACGTGCCGTAGTAGGGCTCAAACGGTGGTGGTGGTATCGGTCACGAGGCAGCTAAAGACGGgccggcctcatcaccgaaTAACCTATGGACAATATTAGATGTAttgctgaatatattgaatacggggATGTAGTGTCACCCGgtacctgagggtggaggcACAGAGCCTACATAGCATGataaaaggggtcgtgtgggtgtcGACACCGATGAACGATggtgcacatcagacctcctggacaACTCGGTGTGGAACCCACTAGACATGGGAGGCGCTCCTGCGACGTCTGTGGTGGACCGGCAacaggtaagcttcaaggcctgaacggtcttgtcgaaaacccgcttgacgaaCCCTGCtacatccgacgcactgaggtgcaccccttgcctgaggtGGTCTATGGTACCAGCTGGGTctctatggatatcataaatgatatcggcctgtggaaacaaacaagaaataacaATTTCAATTTATAGTCATTGTTACACGAGTATGGAGTACTGAAATGACATGCAAATTACACATACCACCAATGCAGCGTCCTCATCCTAATGGACCGGGTATGCCTCTGTAGTCGACGCGGCGTGGTGCTGGACACactctggggtgtaggtgacccgtgtacgtTTACGTGGCACGTACCACGTAGGTAGTCCTCGAAGCTCCGCGCGTCAAAGGgacgcgcctcctccacgacatcctgaagggcttgggcccatgctgagacgtaCGGGGCCAAGTGATCTGCCTAGAGGTTGCCAGTCGGCTGGCCCTTgtgtgtatacctgcaagtgaaccatgTTAAATATAATTGATAGTAAGACGAATGTTACGAATTATTGAATTCTTTATATTACCTGTGGATGTGCACTGGAACAGTgcgaatgtggacgagaggtAAAGCCTGGTGGCGGCCAAACTGCCTCATGATGCAGTGTGGTGAGTACTCCCCGACGTAGATGTTGAAGACAAGCGGTGTCTTCATAAGCCAGTACTCGTCGTCTCGGGTACACAACGGCGACAGACCCAAACCCGCACGGCCTTGGATGGCCAAGAAGCTATATGGCTGCCATATCACGTCATCCGGATGAAACTGGTCGAACTGCGACCGAAAATGCTCATAAGTGCTGCGAGGTTGCTCATGTGCCCAGTGTGGTTGTGTGACAAACATCGTTAGAATTCATTAGAAATAACATGTGCCAATTAAAGTATTAAAAAAGTACGTACCCAGCGTCGACACCAAAGCGAGGCCATGGTAGGCGCATCCTCCTCGGGTTCatcgtaccattcctcagggtacggggagTGGTCCACCATAGGCTGGCCTATGGTGAACCGCTCGTaggaccacagctgcagaagaagtgggcacccagcaaaagtggcaagtggctccttcttcgtgcacgcgtcGCACAACGCCCGATACGTCACAGCAAGGACagcagatgcccaactgaactgcaGTACCTCCTCGCCAacagcatccgctatcaacctggcatacggcacaagggtcctcgcaaccaggtggccttggccgctggtgaacataacccagccaaacagccaaagcagataggcctccaaatgcctggacaCCGAGTATGCATTGTCCTGCGGGTGCATGTATGTCGGCTGCAAGTATGACAGGTGGTAATAAAGAACATAACTAGATACTTGAATAGTAAATGAGAGGTTGCATTGTACGGTACCTgtaactgtaggatccacttcttcgttggccctcgtggatcggacaagaactcaggcacgtaggggggtgcatCGTCTGTCCTCTCAACAGGGCCAAAGCgctcatgcatgacattgatccagtcagcatccatgtcgataaccccaaccgcagctcccgcgcaaggtaagcctaagaggtaggctacgtcctgcaaggtcggggtcatctcacCGTAggggaggtggaacgtatgtgtctccggcctccatcggtcaaccagtGCTACTATCAGCGAGCTGTCAAAATAGAAACGACGCACCGCTGCCTCGTGGTTCTCCATCGATCGGGCCTTAACCAAAcgacaaagcggtaggagtcccgctACTGCCAAcctattgtggctaattgacgaggtagatcatgatatgaatattcatatgttccgaacctcatctcaatagccttctgttttgcCCTCCATGctttcgcatagtttattgtgtactggaacatttgctcaatagcacggattattgatcgtgactcataccttaggttgtccacaatctccccatacataacattagcaataaaggTAGATGACAGGTTCTTTGTGGgcaaactctatttcctcaatgtgacaattatgttccatgcctattgagcactgccagtagtctaccaaTTTTCCTCTGAATGTGTGtacccgccaaggacattgaggcaccaaacacttcacatcatacccccttttactggatttaacaaccttgaactgcctccgaagagatagcgaccagaatttaactgcatcaataacagcctcctttgtagggtacatagcaccctgagacacctcgttctcatgatactgCCACGGTGTTcgatcagcctcgctaaccaccagctttaaaaattcatgatctctccactctgcaggcactggagcattaccctcctcgtcagatgaatccccatcagcaacggcttcctccagctcttgatcctccaactccatctcttcaattatgttagggatatgctccccctcatcggctacacccatcggttgtatctcaggaatatccccaacatctgcCCTGGTCCCGATATTTaccgggtctgattcatcttccactgcctcacttgttctcgctactgcttccgcagagtttacctctatttgatctttcaggtacgcctcagttaacaaaatcagaggcataccacgttcacaagatatatctatatactgcctccaagttgatgtggcttcgatcgaaacaagctcgccaaagtatccctgactagcacggctcaggacAACTTTCAGCATAAGATCATGTTGGTGCGGATTCAGTTGGAAAAACCatatcagccacttgcacacactcgcaatggtcctctcattagctttactaagacccttcatgacatgacaaaatccagacagatctacaccgttatgaccatacctaatttcaccctcaccataatatatctgaaaaattaatttatcttccatccctggaaacatccgtaaatataaccaatgttaagaccgacaaactatatttctaagtATCGGAACTAAAAAATTTACCGACACTGATTCatgcctaacaataggttcttcaataatacccctaaccaaacttacctacaaatattactctatacaatctacatttaatagctatcctaccatgtcggaattaatattcacagt is a genomic window of Phragmites australis chromosome 17, lpPhrAust1.1, whole genome shotgun sequence containing:
- the LOC133897588 gene encoding mini zinc finger protein 2-like; the protein is MMKRLLILRRCEPIVRFSCFSVRYEECRRNHAASTGGYAIDGCLEFIAEGDDGTGGALKCAACGCHRSFHRRVQVYEVAWDYASNTSTTE